In one window of Octopus sinensis unplaced genomic scaffold, ASM634580v1 Contig15947, whole genome shotgun sequence DNA:
- the LOC115230625 gene encoding uncharacterized protein LOC115230625, which translates to MDNWFTSYGFRVNLLEKYRLTFVDPFRKNKIELPPQFVATRGRTEYTSLFGFQKDVTLTPYVPTKSKNVVLWSTMHHDAAIDVSTKEKRKPEIRTFYNITKGRVGPVVDQLCSMYDVSRNTRCWPLTVFFTILNVAGINVYNMFMANPQTAIRV; encoded by the coding sequence ATGGATAATTGGTTTACAAGTTATGGATTTAGAGTTAATCTCTTGGAGAAATATAGATTAACATTTGTTGACCCTTTCAGAAAGAACAAGATAGAACTTCCCCCTCAGTTTGTTGCCACAAGAGGCAGAACTGAATATACAAGCTTGTTTGGTTTCCAGAAGGATGTTACACTGACCCCATATGTTCCCACGAAAAGTAAAAATGTCGTCCTATGGAGTACAATGCATCATGATGCTGCAATTGATGTAAgtacgaaagaaaaaagaaaaccagaGATTAGAACCTTCTACAACATTACTAAAGGAAGGGTAGGCCCCGTGGTGGATCAATTGTGTTCCATGTACGATGTTTCCAGAAATACTCGATGTTGGCCACTTACAGTTTTCTTCACCATACTCAATGTTGCAGgaataaatgtatacaatatGTTCATGGCAAACCCTCAAACAGCTATCAGGGTCTGA